A window from Citrus sinensis cultivar Valencia sweet orange chromosome 3, DVS_A1.0, whole genome shotgun sequence encodes these proteins:
- the LOC102612368 gene encoding MDIS1-interacting receptor like kinase 2-like yields the protein MRAFIHRTLHFLILSYVVVQISAQKEAEALLNWKSSLVSSSLPSWTAINSNSGPCNWNGIQCNEVGSISEINLANSGLDGTLDGFDFSAFPNLTALNLNMNNLVGSIPAGIVNATKLILLDLSSNNLTNPIPPEIGYLSELRVLLLYNNSLTGQIPHQLSNLQNVWLLRIGANYLEDPDPVKFKGMASLTHLWLDYNLLEKFPSFIAECSKLMFLDLSDNLIMGHIPIEQLTHLENLEYLNLTKNLFEGEIAREIKTFPKLRHLKLGQNKLTGTIPDEIGLLSNLEILEFHENLFHGLIPSSLGNLRRLQRLNLKSAGLNSSIPQELGFCTNLTFLELSINNLTGSLPLSLASLRQISELGISNNQLSGEIHPYLLSNWSEIISLQLQMNDLSGKLPPEIGLLPKLEYLYLFDNKFSGPIPQQIGNLTNLFDLQLANNLFNGSIPSTIGNLSSLVKLSLSSNQLTGTLPPEIGNIKMLEELDLSSNNLQGTLPMSITNLQSLTLLYVSFNNFSGSIPVDFGPRFLTNVSFSYNNFSGKLPPGICRGGNLIYLTANVNKLMGPIPESLWNCTGLTRVRLEQNRLDGDITNALGIYPDLQYIDLGDNQLSGMLTSDWGKCTNLSNFRISANRIKGGIPTELGNLTYLQNLAISDNQLTGKIPAELFRSSVLIRLNLSRNQLSDKIPAEIGKLSRLQYLDLSENNLDGPIPDKLGDCEALIFLKLSKNRLNGTMPEQLGNLIALQSVLDLSQNTITGEISPQLGKLIKLEVLNLSHNQLSGPIPSTLEDLVSLQDVDVSYNNLEGPLPNTRAFLQASVEEVAGNPGLCGENAKGLTPCSRDTSSKKQNRNNKRKLVIAIVIPVAASTILLILFGMFLFHRYSRAREDKKDKYLGRKSSFSVWNYTKRIDFKDIVTATNNFDCKFCIGRGGQGSVYKAKLLTGDIFAIKRLHTPDENELSEEYQMKNFESEMHALTEIRHRNIVKMYGISYFDGDLFFVYEFIERGSLAKSLLDNKEAEILSWDIRLKIVRGVANALSYLHHNSTPTIVHRDISRNNILLDMDFEPKISDFGTARLLKAGEYNTTAIVGSYGYIAPELASSTKVTEKCDVYSFGVVALEVLMGKHPQELLLSLQSGEYNLLLANIFDKRLTPPSGHIMQDLVLAATLALICTSENPMSRPTMRQVSSELLTGARLPLSIPLHLLTLQNLMDMFSHVGSQQATSP from the exons ATGAGGGCATTCATACACAGAACACTTCACTTTCTCATTTTATCCTATGTTGTCGTTCAAATTTCTGCGCAGAAAGAAGCAGAAGCTCTGCTAAACTGGAAAAGCAGTTTAGTTTCTTCATCTCTTCCTTCATGGACTGCCATTAACAGCAACAGTGGCCCATGCAACTGGAATGGAATTCAGTGCAATGAAGTTGGCAGCATTTCTGAGATAAACTTAGCAAATTCAGGCCTGGACGGAACACTGGACGGGTTTGACTTCTCTGCTTTTCCTAATCTCACTGCCCTCAATCTCAATATGAACAATTTGGTAGGAAGTATTCCGGCTGGAATTGTGAATGCAACAAAGCTCATCTTACTTGATTTGAGTAGCAATAATCTCACAAATCCAATACCTCCAGAAATTGGATACCTTTCAGAACTCCGAGTCCTTCTTCTCTACAATAATTCACTCACAGGTCAAATTCCACATCAACTTAGCAACCTACAGAACGTGTGGCTGCTAAGAATTGGTGCTAACTACCTGGAGGATCCTGACCCAGTCAAGTTTAAGGGTATGGCATCTTTAACACATCTTTGGCTTGACTATAATCTTTTGGAGAAATTTCCCTCGTTTATAGCTGAATGCTCGAAGCTGATGTTTCTCGATCTTTCTGATAATCTAATTATGGGTCATATTCCGATAGAGCAACTGACTCATCTGGAAAACCTCGAATATCTGAACCTAACAAAGAATTTGTTTGAAGGAGAGATTGCCCGGGAAATTAAAACATTTCCTAAGCTTCGACACCTGAAGCTTGGGCAAAACAAGCTTACCGGTACAATACCTGATGAAATAGGGCTCCTATCAAACCTTGAAATACTTGAATTCCATGAGAATTTGTTTCACGGGCTGATACCATCTTCATTAGGAAACTTGAGGAGGCTTCAACGTTTGAACCTAAAATCTGCAGGTCTAAATTCCAGCATCCCCCAGGAACTTGGATTCTGCACCAACCTCACTTTCCTCGAACTTTCTATTAACAACCTTACAGGTTCCTTGCCTCTTTCCCTGGCCTCATTAAGACAAATCAGCGAGCTAGGGATTTCCAATAACCAACTATCTGGTGAAATTCATCCATATCTCTTATCTAACTGGTCAGAGATCATCTCTTTGCAGCTCCAGATGAATGATCTATCAGGAAAACTTCCACCTGAAATTGGGTTACTCCCCAAACTAGAGTATCTGTATCTttttgataacaaattttcagGTCCTATACCTCAACAAATCGGAAATTTGACAAATCTGTTTGATCTTCAACTGGCCAACAACCTTTTCAATGGTTCCATCCCTTCCACCATTGGAAATTTATCCAGTCTTGTGAAGTTAAGTCTTTCTTCTAACCAACTTACTGGAACCCTTCCTCCTGAAATAGGCAACATCAAAATGTTAGAAGAGTTGGACTTGAGCTCAAATAATTTGCAAGGAACTCTTCCCATGTCAATAACCAACTTACAAAGCCTCACCCTGTTATATGTTTCATTCAACAACTTCTCAGGAAGCATTCCAGTTGATTTTGGACCCAGATTCTTAACAAATGTGAGCTTCTCctacaataatttttctggAAAGCTGCCTCCAGGAATTTGTAGAGGTGGGAACCTCATCTATTTAACTGCCAATGTAAATAAACTCATGGGACCTATTCCAGAAAGTCTTTGGAACTGCACAGGACTAACCAGAGTTAGGCTTGAGCAGAATCGTCTGGATGGAGATATCACGAATGCATTAGGCATATACCCAGATCTGCAATATATTGACTTGGGAGACAACCAGCTTTCTGGAATGTTGACATCAGACTGGGGAAAGTGCACCAATCTCTCAAACTTTCGCATATCTGCTAATAGAATAAAGGGCGGTATCCCAACAGAGCTTGGaaatttgacatatttgcAGAATCTCGCCATTTCTGATAACCAACTGACAGGGAAAATTCCAGCAGAGCTTTTCAGATCTTCAGTTCTCATCAGACTGAATTTGAGCAGGAACCAACTCTCCGATAAGATACCTGCAGAAATTGGAAAGCTTTCGCGGCTACAATATTTGGATTTGTCAGAGAACAATCTAGATGGACCTATACCAGATAAACTTGGGGACTGTGAGGCACTTATATTTCTGAAGCTGAGTAAAAACAGATTAAATGGGACTATGCCAGAGCAGCTTGGGAATCTAATAGCACTGCAGTCTGTCTTAGACCTCAGTCAAAATACTATCACAGGAGAAATATCCCCCCAGCTTGGGAAACTGATAAAACTGGAAGTACTGAACCTTTCACACAACCAGCTTTCAGGTCCAATACCTTCCACCCTTGAAGATCTTGTAAGCCTTCAGGATGTTGATGTATCATATAACAATCTTGAAGGTCCGCTCCCAAACACAAGGGCCTTTCTGCAAGCTTCTGTTGAAGAAGTGGCCGGTAATCCTGGCCTATGTGGTGAAAATGCAAAAGGTTTGACCCCTTGCAGCAGAGACACTTCATCTAAGAAGCAAAACAGAAATAACAAAAGGAAATTGGTGATTGCCATTGTCATTCCAGTAGCTGCTTCGACGATTCTGTTAATTCTTTTTGGAATGTTCCTTTTCCACCGTTATTCAAGAGCTCGTGAAGATAAAAAGGACAAATATTTAGGAAGAAAAAGCTCATTTTCTGTATGGAACTACACAAAGAGAATAGATTTTAAGGATATAGTCACTGCAACAAATAACTTTGACTGTAAATTTTGCATCGGAAGGGGTGGACAGGGGAGCGTCTACAAAGCAAAGCTTCTGACAGGTGACATCTTCGCCATAAAGCGTCTTCATACTCCTGACGAAAATGAGCTATCCGAGGAATATCAGATGAAGAATTTCGAATCTGAAATGCATGCTCTAACAGAAATTCGGCATCggaatattgtaaaaatgtatGGAATCAGTTACTTTGATGGGGACCTTTTTTTTGTATATGAATTCATAGAGAGAGGCAGCTTGGCAAAGTCACTGCTGGATAACAAGGAAGCAGAGATTTTGAGCTGGGATATAAGGTTAAAGATCGTCAGAGGAGTTGCAAATGCACTATCCTACCTGCACCACAACTCTACACCCACTATTGTGCACAGAGACATATCAAGGAATAACATTTTACTGGACATGGATTTTGAGCCTAAGATTTCTGATTTCGGAACAGCTAGGCTGCTAAAAGCAGGAGAGTATAACACCACTGCTATAGTTGGTTCATATGGTTATATTGCACCAG AACTAGCTTCTTCAACGAAGGTAACAGAGAAATGCGATGTATATAGTTTTGGCGTTGTTGCATTAGAAGTGCTAATGGGGAAGCACCCCCAGGAACTCCTCCTATCTCTGCAATCTGGAGAGTATAATCTGCTGCTTGCCAATATTTTTGATAAGAGGCTCACACCTCCAAGTGGTCACATTATGCAAGATCTGGTTTTAGCAGCAACACTAGCCTTGATATGCACAAGTGAAAATCCCATGTCAAGACCCACGATGCGTCAAGTATCCAGCGAACTGCTAACAGGAGCACGTCTTCCTCTCTCCATACCCTTGCACCTGCTCACACTGCAGAACTTGATGGATATGTTTTCTCATGTTGGATCCCAACAAGCAACAAGTCCCTAG
- the LOC102621394 gene encoding MDIS1-interacting receptor like kinase 2-like, producing MTPTRKLSLVLFHVLLLVLFPLQISSSPRTQAEALIRWKTSFRFSPSPSPLSSWSRNNLDNLCSWTSIACDSPGAVSEINLSGAHINATLTAFNFTEFATLTSLDLSHNNISGPIPPAIGTLSNLTFLDLNNNLFEGSIPSEMGDLSELQYLSVYNNSLNGAFPFQLSNLRKVRYLDLGGNFLETPDWSKFSNMPSLTHLSLCYNELTLEFPSFILTCRNLTYLDLSLNKLSGLIPERLFTNLGKLEYLNLTDNQFQGKLSPNVSKLSNLTVLRLATNKFSCPIPGDIGLMSNIQLVELFNNSFTGQIPSSLGQLKNLQHLDLRMNALNSTIPPELGLCTNLSFLALAMNQLSGGLPLSLSNLSRLNELGLSDNFLSGEISANLIGNWTELESLQIQNNSFMGHIPPEIGLLTKLQYLFLYRNHFSGPIPSEIGKLTSLEKLDLSGNQLSGTIPPTLWNLTNLLSLQLFFNNLSGTIPPEIGSMASLVAFDVNINQLHGELPENISRLVNLNKFSVFTNNFSGSIPGDFGKFSPSLINVSFSNNSFSGELPYELCSGFALEELTVNGNNFTGSLPACMRNCSNLNRVRFDGNQFTGNITRAFGVHPRLDFIRLSGNHFIGEISPDWGECRNLSNLQLDRNKISGGIPAELGNLTRLGVLSLDSNELTGKIPTDLGKLVKLFSLNLSNNYLTGEIPKSISNLTGLAYLDLSNNKLTGDVPQELGSFDKLLSLNLSHNDLSGEIPSKLGNLFVLQYMLDLSSNSLSGTIPQDLGKLRSLEILQLSRNQLSGRIPASFSNMISLRLVDFSDNELTGPIPSGGVFRNASAEAFVGNSGLCGDAAGLDPCSPIQSSGKSTNNKRKVLIGVIVPVCGLLLLANIVAVVFIYRSKIKLLGEETKNSKKSNASESLIRAREGKFTFGDIAKATEDFSEKYCIGRGGFGSVYKAVLPTSQVVAVKKLHMSDSSDIPLMNRHSFENEIRMLTDIRHRNIIKLNGFCSRGGCMYLVYEYVERGSLAKVLYGLEGEEALDWAARLKIVQGVAHAVAYLHHDCSPPIVHRDISLNNILLESEFVPRLSDFGTARLLNPDSSNWTSVAGSYGYMAPELAVTMRVTDKCDVYSFGLVALEVMMGRHPGELITSLSESSLSNNLELFLKDVLDQRLPPPKGQLAKAVAFMINVALACTSTTPDTRPSMRFVAQELSAKTQAYLLSHLTQ from the exons ATGACGCCAACCAGAAAGCTTTCTCTTGTTCTGTTTCACGTTCTTCTGCTCGTTTTGTTTCCACTGCAGATTTCATCTTCCCCCAGAACTCAAGCAGAAGCTCTCATCAGATGGAAGACCAGCTTCCGATTTTCGCCGTCCCCGTCCCCTCTTTCTTCATGGTCACGCAACAACCTCGACAACCTCTGCAGCTGGACTTCCATTGCTTGCGATTCCCCCGGCGCAGTTTCTGAAATAAACCTCTCCGGTGCACACATCAATGCAACTCTCACAGCATTCAACTTCACCGAATTTGCAACTCTCACAAGCTTAGACCTCAGCCACAACAACATCTCTGGACCAATACCGCCTGCCATTGGCACCCTCTCCAACCTGACTTTCCTAGACTTGAACAACAACCTTTTTGAAGGTAGCATACCTTCCGAGATGGGAGACCTGTCGGAGCTTCAGTATCTCAGTGTGTATAACAACAGTCTCAATGGTGCCTTTCCTTTTCAACTTAGCAATCTTCGAAAGGTACGCTACTTAGACCTTGGTGGGAACTTCTTAGAAACTCCTGACTGGtccaaattttcaaacatGCCTTCATTGACACACCTTAGCCTTTGCTACAATGAATTGACCTTGGAATTTCCTTCATTCATATTAACTTGCCGGAACTTGACTTATCTCGACTTGTCACTGAACAAGTTGAGTGGCCTAATACCAGAGAGGCTGTTCACCAATCTGGGCAAGCTTGAATACCTCAACCTCACCGATAATCAATTCCAAGGAAAATTGTCACCAAATGTTTCCAAGCTCTCCAATCTCACAGTCCTTCGTCTAGCAACCAACAAGTTTAGCTGTCCAATTCCTGGGGATATAGGTTTGATGTCTAACATTCAGCTGGTTGAATTGTTTAACAATTCGTTCACAGGGCAGATTCCGTCTTCCTTAGGCCAACTCAAAAACCTTCAACATCTTGATCTTCGAATGAACGCCTTAAATTCCACCATACCTCCTGAGCTTGGCCTCTGTACAAACCTTTCATTCTTGGCTTTAGCTATGAATCAACTCAGTGGGGGGTTGCCTTTGTCACTGTCAAATCTATCCAGATTAAATGAATTGGGCTTGTCTGACAATTTTCTCTCCGGTGAGATCTCGGCTAATCTCATTGGTAATTGGACTGAATTGGAGTCATtgcaaattcaaaacaattcCTTCATGGGGCACATTCCACCAGAAATTGGCCTACTGACAAAGCTCCAATACCTTTTCCTGTATAGGAACCACTTCTCTGGTCCTATTCCTTCAGAGATAGGAAAGTTGACTAGTCTTGAAAAATTAGACCTTTCTGGAAACCAGCTTTCTGGTACAATTCCCCCAACATTATGGAATCTGACGAACCTTCTGAGCTTGCAGCTTTTCTTCAATAATCTCAGTGGTACAATTCCACCGGAGATTGGGAGTATGGCTTCATTGGTAGCTTTTGATGTCAATATAAACCAACTGCACGGAGAGTTGCCAGAGAACATTTCTCGCCTTGTTAACCTAAACAAATTCTCTGTGTTCACTAATAACTTCTCTGGCAGCATTCCTGGCGATTTTGGAAAGTTCAGTCCTTCCTTGATAAATGTTAGCTTTTCTAACAACAGCTTCTCTGGAGAACTGCCATATGAATTGTGCAGTGGTTTCGCTCTTGAAGAACTGACGGTGAATGGCAACAACTTTACAGGGTCATTACCAGCTTGCATGCGGAATTGTTCAAATCTGAACAGAGTTCGTTTTGATGGGAACCAATTCACTGGCAATATTACAAGGGCATTTGGAGTTCATCCAAGACTTGATTTCATCAGACTAAGCGGCAATCATTTTATTGGTGAAATTTCACCTGACTGGGGAGAATGCAGAAATCTCAGTAATCTGCAGTTAGACAGAAATAAGATTTCTGGAGGCATCCCTGCTGAGCTCGGGAATTTGACCCGCTTGGGCGTTCTAAGCCTAGACTCAAATGAACTCACAGGAAAAATTCCTACTGATCTAGGAAAATTAGTCAAGTTGTTCAGTCTCAATTTGAGCAACAACTACTTAACAGGAGAGATCCCTAAGAGTATAAGCAATTTAACTGGGCTTGCATATCTGGATTTGTCAAATAACAAATTGACAGGAGATGTCCCTCAAGAGCTTGGTAGctttgataaattattgagCTTAAACCTGAGCCACAATGATTTATCAGGGGAAATACCATCGAAGCTAGGTAATTTGTTTGTATTGCAGTACATGTTGGATCTCAGCAGCAATTCACTCTCTGGAACAATCCCTCAAGATCTGGGAAAGCTTAGATCACTGGAGATTCTCCAGTTGTCGCGTAACCAGCTGTCAGGGAGAATTCCAGCATCATTCTCCAACATGATTAGTCTACGTTTAGTGGACTTCTCAGATAACGAGTTAACAGGTCCAATTCCAAGCGGCGGCGTATTTCGGAACGCATCTGCAGAAGCTTTTGTCGGGAACTCAGGTTTGTGTGGAGACGCAGCAGGGTTAGATCCTTGCAGTCCTATACAATCTTCTGGTAAATCCACAAACAATAAAAGGAAGGTTCTTATTGGTGTCATTGTCCCTGTATGTGGCCTATTACTTCTTGCAAACATTGTTGCTGTAGTTTTCATATATCGTAGCAAAATCAAACTCCTTGGTGAGGAgacaaaaaatagtaaaaagagtAATGCTTCTGAGTCGTTGATAAGGGCGAGAGAAGGAAAGTTCACTTTTGGGGATATTGCGAAGGCCACAGAGGATTTTAGCGAGAAGTACTGCATTGGTAGAGGAGGATTTGGAAGCGTTTACAAGGCGGTACTACCAACAAGTCAAGTTGTTGCAGTAAAAAAGCTTCATATGTCAGACTCCAGTGATATTCCCTTGATGAATCGCCACAGTTTTGAGAATGAAATACGCATGTTGACAGATATTAGGCACAGAAATATTATCAAGCTAAATGGATTTTGTTCCAGGGGAGGGTGTATGTACTTGGTTTATGAATATGTTGAGAGAGGTAGTCTGGCAAAAGTTTTGTATGGGTTGGAAGGGGAAGAAGCGTTGGACTGGGCTGCAAGGTTGAAGATTGTGCAAGGAGTGGCTCATGCTGTTGCTTATTTGCACCACGACTGCTCTCCACCTATTGTGCACCGGGACATATCTTTGAATAACATCTTGCTCGAGTCAGAGTTTGTACCACGGCTCTCAGATTTTGGCACTGCAAGACTGTTGAATCCAGATTCCTCCAACTGGACGTCAGTTGCTGGGTCCTATGGCTACATGGCTCCTG AGCTGGCGGTCACAATGCGGGTCACAGATAAATGTGATGTTTATAGTTTTGGATTGGTGGCACTGGAGGTTATGATGGGAAGGCACCCAGGAGAACTTATAACTTCCCTATCAGAATCATCATTGTCAAACAATCTGGAATTGTTTCTCAAGGATGTGCTAGACCAGCGTCTTCCACCTCCGAAAGGCCAATTAGCAAAAGCAGTGGCGTTCATGATCAACGTAGCCTTAGCATGCACAAGTACCACTCCAGACACACGACCTAGTATGCGTTTTGTGGCACAAGAATTATCAGCAAAAACCCAGGCTTACCTGTTGAGCCACTTGACACAATGA